In Camelina sativa cultivar DH55 chromosome 16, Cs, whole genome shotgun sequence, a single window of DNA contains:
- the LOC104748982 gene encoding pentatricopeptide repeat-containing protein At3g63370, chloroplastic-like, with product MRLLSKNVPVSSSKIIMYSASAISNPTFLPHANLPTCRPRFRTNPAPLSYPVKPAQLVSSLNLSCFDGGLYEALRRLDDDPSMEAYASVLELCGKFGALSQGRQLHSRIFKTFPAFELAGKLVFMYGKCRSVDDAEKVFDEMPHKTPFAWNAMIGAYLSNDEPASALSLYRHIRLQGVPLHLYSFPLLLKACGNLRDSRSGTELHSLLVKLGYSSTDFVVNALLSMYAKNDDLSAARRLFHGSQDKGDAVLWNSIMSSFSSSGQSSETLELFREMQIIGPAPNSYTFVSALTACQGLSYAYTGKEIHAAVLKSNLSTELYVCNALIAMYTRCGKMLEAGRILRHMDNADVVTLNSLIKGYVHNFMCKEALGFFCDMIAAGHKPDEVSMTSVIAASGRLSNLLAGMELHAYVIKHGWNSNLQVGNTLIDMYSKCNRTCYMGRVFLRMHEKDLISWTTVIAGYAQNDCHVEALQLFRNVAKQRMEIDELMLGSILRACSLLKSELIVKEIHCHILRKGLLDTVIQNELVDVYGKCRNMGYATRIFESIKGKDVVSWTSMISSSALNGNENKAVEIFRRMVETGLSADSVALLCILSTAASLSALKKGREIHGYLLRKGFFLEESIAVAVVDMYACCGDLQSAKVVFDGIERKGLLQFTSMINAYGMHGCGKASVELFNKMRHENISPDHISFLALLHACSHAGLLEEGRGFLKLMDHEYKLEPWPEHYVCLVDMLGRANCVVEAFEFVKMMKTEPTTEVWCALLAACRSHSEKEIGAIAAQRLLELEPKNPGNLVLISNVFAEQGRWDDVEKVRAKMKASGLEKHPGCSWIEIDGKVHKFTARDKSHPETKEIYEKLSEVTRKLEKEAGYLADTKFVLHNVDEGEKVQMLHGHSERLAIAFGLLRTPDRACLRITKNLRVCRDCHIFCKLVSELFRRDIVMRDANRFHHFESGLCSCGDFW from the coding sequence ATGAGGCTATTGAGCAAAAATGTCCCCGTCTCTTCTTCTAAAATCATCATGTACTCTGCTTCGGCGATTTCGAATCCCACGTTTCTTCCCCATGCTAATCTTCCGACATGCCGTCCCCGATTTCGGACAAACCCAGCTCCTCTCAGTTACCCCGTAAAGCCCGCCCAACTCGTCTCTTCTCTGAACCTCTCTTGTTTCGATGGTGGCCTGTACGAAGCTCTTCGACGGCTGGACGACGACCCTTCAATGGAAGCCTATGCCTCCGTTCTTGAGCTCTGTGGCAAATTCGGAGCTCTCTCTCAAGGCCGGCAGCTGCATTCCCGCATTTTCAAGACTTTCCCCGCTTTTGAATTGGCCGGTAAGCTTGTGTTTATGTACGGCAAGTGTCGCTCTGTGGATGACGCAGAgaaagtgttcgacgaaatgcctcaCAAAACTCCCTTTGCATGGAATGCGATGATTGGAGCCTATCTTTCCAATGATGAACCTGCGTCTGCTCTTTCTCTCTACCGCCATATCCGCCTCCAGGGCGTTCCTCTCCATCTCTACTCTTTTCCTCTCTTGCTTAAAGCCTGCGGCAACCTTAGAGATTCCCGGAGTGGCACTGAGCTTCATTCTCTGCTCGTTAAACTTGGATACAGTTCTACTGATTTTGTTGTCAATGCGTTGCTTTCCATGTATGCTAAGAATGATGACCTAAGCGCTGCAAGGCGTCTGTTTCATGGATCCCAAGATAAAGGAGACGCTGTTCTGTGGAATTCTATCATGTCTTCGTTTTCCTCGTCTGGCCAATCTTCCGAGACTTTAGAGCTTTTCAGAGAAATGCAGATCATTGGTCCTGCCCCCAACAGCTACACTTTTGTTTCGGCTCTCACAGCCTGTCAAGGTCTTTCATATGCATACACAGGCAAAGAGATCCACGCTGCTGTCCTGAAATCAAATCTTTCTACTGAACTATATGTTTGCAACGCCTTGATTGCAATGTATACCAGGTGTGGTAAAATGCTCGAGGCAGGAAGGATTCTTCGTCACATGGACAACGCTGACGTTGTGACATTGAATTCTCTGATTAAGGGATATGTTCACAATTTCATGTGCAAGGAGGCATTAGGATTCTTTTGTGATATGATCGCTGCTGGCCACAAGCCCGACGAGGTTTCGATGACCAGTGTCATTGCAGCGTCAGGAAGATTAAGCAATCTGTTGGCAGGAATGGAATTGCATGCTTACGTCATTAAACATGGCTGGAATTCTAATTTGCAGGTTGGAAACACGTTGATAGATATGTACTCAAAATGCAACCGCACATGTTATATGGGCCGCGTGTTTCTTAGGATGCATGAAAAAGATCTTATTTCATGGACTACAGTCATTGCTGGTTATGCCCAGAATGATTGCCATGTAGAAGCCTTACAACTCTTTCGGAATGTTGCTAAGCAAAGGATGGAAATTGATGAATTGATGCTGGGAAGCATCCTCCGAGCTTGTAGTTTGCTGAAATCTGAGCTCATTGTCAAAGAGATTCATTGTCACATCTTGAGAAAAGGTTTACTTGATACTGTGATACAGAATGAGTTGGTAGATGTTTACGGAAAATGCAGGAACATGGGCTATGCTACTCGAATATTTGAATCAATTAAAGGTAAAGATGTTGTCTCTTGGACTAGCATGATTTCGTCTAGTGCTCTAAATGGTAACGAAAACAAGGCTGTTGAAATCTTTCGACGCATGGTTGAAACTGGTTTGTCAGCTGATTCTGTAGCATTGTTGTGTATACTGTCCACTGCAGCAAGTTTATCTGCCCTCAAGAAAGGTAGAGAAATACATGGCTACTTACTCCGCAAGGGTTTTTTCCTAGAGGAGTCCATTGCAGTTGCAGTTGTTGATATGTATGCTTGCTGTGGAGATTTACAGAGTGCAAAGGTTGTATTTGATGGGATAGAGAGGAAAGGTTTACTGCAATTCACAAGTATGATCAATGCATATGGGATGCACGGCTGTGGAAAAGCATCTGTTGAGTTGTTCAATAAAATGAGGCATGAAAACATCTCGCCCGATCACATTTCATTTCTGGCTCTTCTTCATGCGTGCAGCCATGCAGGTCTGCTTGAAGAGGGTAGAGGGTTTCTCAAGCTCATGGACCATGAATATAAACTGGAACCATGGCCTGAACATTACGTGTGTCTGGTTGACATGCTGGGTCGTGCAAATTGTGTAGTGGAAGCCTTTGAATTCGTTAAAATGATGAAGACAGAACCGACCACAGAAGTGTGGTGTGCACTCCTTGCCGCATGCCGATCTCATTCAGAGAAAGAAATTGGGGCGATAGCAGCTCAGAGGCTCCTTGAGCTAGAACCTAAGAATCCGGGAAATCTTGTGCTTATATCTAATGTCTTTGCTGAACAAGGAAGATGGGACGATGTAGAAAAAGTGAGGGCAAAAATGAAAGCAAGCGGATTGGAGAAACACCCTGGATGTAGTTGGATTGAGATAGATGGCAAGGTTCATAAATTTACAGCAAGAGATAAGTCTCACCCAGAGACCAAAGAGATATATGAGAAATTGTCGGAGGTTACTAGGAAGTTGGAGAAGGAAGCAGGTTATTTAGCCGATACAAAGTTTGTTCTGCATAATGTAGATGAAGGGGAGAAGGTTCAGATGCTGCATGGACACAGTGAGAGGCTAGCAATTGCTTTTGGTCTGCTCAGAACACCTGATAGAGCCTGTCTTCGGATCACCAAAAATTTACGTGTCTGTAGAGATTGCCATATTTTTTGTAAGCTGGTCTCTGAGTTATTCAGACGAGATATTGTGATGAGGGACGCCAATAGATTTCATCATTTTGAAAGTGGACTGTGTTCTTGCGGAGATTTTTGGTGA
- the LOC109129655 gene encoding defensin-like protein 11 codes for MRKMINFSAINILVLILLVSTELMEQGEAQAQGCEWECKHLPNFPCWLKDAGERLCHDLCKYEGAIGGFCVSDPHRCLCRKAGCS; via the exons ATGAGGAAGATGATCAACTTCTCAGCCATTAATATCCTCGTATTGATCTTATTGGTTTCCACAG AATTGATGGAGCAAGGAGAAGCGCAAGCTCAAGGATGTGAGTGGGAGTGCAAGCATCTACCAAACTTCCCGTGTTGGTTAAAGGATGCAGGAGAACGCCTTTGCCACGACTTGTGCAAGTACGAAGGAGCCATTGGCGGCTTTTGTGTCTCTGACCCCCACCGCTGCCTCTGCCGCAAGGCCGGCTGCTcctga
- the LOC104748983 gene encoding heat stress transcription factor A-7b-like, translated as MDPPSSSRPRSMPPVPMQEPPGPSPFITKTYEMVNDPNINHIVSWSRGGISFVVWDPHSFSATILPLYFKHNNFSSFVRQLNTYFWRTSMMRSASNYCRMGFRKIETERWEFMNEGFLMGQRDLLKSIKRRASSSAPPSLHHSQSECHDPSVEAPQLREESHVLMMEISRLRQEEQRARGCIQAMEQRINGAEKKQRHMMSFLRRAAQNPSLLQQLLEKMTGIEEAAMINQANLVKTEAVEHVSELEALALEMQGYGRQRIDGVERELDDGFWEELLLSNDNSGEEEANVKQS; from the exons ATGGACCCGCCGTCAAGCTCCAGACCGCGGTCAATGCCCCCAGTGCCTATGCAGGAACCACCAGGGCCTTCACCGTTTATAACAAAGACGTACGAGATGGTGAATGATCCAAACATAAACCACATTGTGTCTTGGAGCAGGGGAGGCATCAGTTTTGTCGTCTGGGATCCACATTCCTTCTCGGCTACTATCCTCCCTCTATACTTCAAACACAACAACTTCTCCAGCTTTGTCAGACAGCTTAACACTTAT ttttggagGACCTCAATGATGCGTTCGGCCTCCAATTACTGCAGAATG GGATTCAGAAAGATCGAGACAGAGAGATGGGAGTTTATGAATGAAGGATTCTTGATGGGTCAAAGAGACCTTCTCAAAAGCATAAAGCGACGAGCCTCCTCCTCTGCCCCTCCTTCACTCCACCACTCTCAATCCGAGTGTCATGACCCCAGCGTCGAGGCTCCGCAGCTCCGAGAAGAGAGTCATGTCCTAATGATGGAGATATCGAGGCTCAGACAGGAGGAGCAGAGAGCGAGAGGCTGCATCCAAGCCATGGAGCAGAGGATTAATGGtgcagagaagaaacagaggcaTATGATGTCCTTCTTGAGGCGTGCGGCACAGAACCCTTCGCTTCTGCAACAGCTACTTGAGAAGATGACAGGGATAGAGGAGGCTGCGATGATTAATCAGGCTAACTTGGTCAAAACGGAAGCGGTGGAGCACGTATCGGAGCTGGAGGCTCTGGCGCTAGAGATGCAAGGCTATGGACGGCAACGGATTGATGGCGTGGAGAGGGAGCTCGACGACGGGTTTTGGGAAGAGCTACTGTTGAGCAACGACAACTCCGGGGAAGAAGAGGCGAATGTGAAGCAAAGTTAG